The following proteins are encoded in a genomic region of Gossypium hirsutum isolate 1008001.06 chromosome D05, Gossypium_hirsutum_v2.1, whole genome shotgun sequence:
- the LOC107904095 gene encoding putative disease resistance RPP13-like protein 1, which yields MGGLRKTTLAQLIYNDPRVDKWFHPKAWVCVSEEFDALKVTKTILEETKCSCDGNQNLNQLQLKLKEQLLGKKYLIILDDVWNENYAVWEQLSIPFKFGAQNTKIVVTTRNESVADIVRTIPTYPLKTLSDDDCWTLFAKHAFVGTTPSTHPDLKAIGEAIVKRCNGLPLAAKTLGGLLRCKLDADDWNKILHSNFWDIPNTANYEFEKEELIQLWMAEGLLQLSKDNGDPEELGNEYFKDLRLRSFFQQSKGEKSCFVMHDLISDLAKSVTGEFICRLEGSGGSCVITEKTRHLSNV from the exons ATGGGCGGGCTTAGAAAAACCACCCTTGCCCAATTGATCTACAATGACCCCAGAGTGGATAAATGGTTTCATCCCAAAGCATGGGTGTGTGTTTCAGAGGAATTTGATGCTCTCAAGGTAACCAAAACCATTCTTGAAGAAACCAAATGTAGCTGTGATGGAAACCAGAACTTAAATCAGCTTCAACTTAAACTCAAAGAGCAGCTGTTGGGAAAGAAATATCTAATCATTTTGGATGATGTTTGGAATGAAAACTATGCTGTGTGGGAGCAGCTCAGCATTCCTTTCAAATTTGGGGCTCAAAATACCAAGATTGTTGTGACCACACGTAATGAAAGTGTTGCCGACATTGTGAGGACTATTCCAACTTATCCTCTGAAGACCTTATCTGATGATGATTGTTGGACGTTATTCGCAAAGCATGCATTCGTTGGTACAACCCCAAGCACGCATCCGGATCTCAAGGCAATTGGTGAAGCAATCGTGAAAAGGTGTAACGGCCTTCCTTTGGCTGCAAAAACACTTGGAGGTCTCCTTCGCTGTAAACTAGACGCTGATGACTGGAACAAAATCTTGCATAGCAATTTTTGGGACATACCAAATACTGCAA ATTACGAATTCGAAAAGGAAGAACTTATTCAATTATGGATGGCTGAAGGACTTTTACAGCTTTCGAAAGATAATGGAGATCCGGAAGAACTGGGTAACGAGTACTTCAAAGATTTGAGATTGAGGTCCTTTTTTCAACAATCAAAAGGAGAGAAATCTTGTTTTGTCATGCATGATCTAATTAGTGACTTGGCTAAATCTGTCACCGGAGAATTCATCTGCAGATTGGAAGGGAGTGGTGGTTCTTGTGTAATAACTGAAAAGACCCGTCATTTGTCCAATGTCTAA
- the LOC107902437 gene encoding putative disease resistance protein At3g14460 gives MAEGLLELPNDHGDMEERGDDYFEDIRLSVSNMLMHDLLMKSSLRVLSLAGYKNINELPEDIGSLKHLRNLNLSETSIRRLPNSLCTLDNLQALTLHECRNLVELPRDMGRLINMLYVVRGTKLTRMLEGMGKLKDIRILTDFVIGDQTSSSINELGKLKHLRGRLAISILEML, from the exons ATGGCTGAAGGTCTTTTAGAGCTTCCAAATGACCATGGTGATATGGAAGAACGAGGTGATGACTATTTTGAAGATATAAGATTGAG TGTTAGCAATATGCTAATGCATGATTTGTTGATGAAATCAAGCTTACGAGTGCTTTCTTTGGCTGGatataaaaatatcaatgaaTTGCCAGAAGATATTGGTAGTTTGAAGCATCTACGAAATTTGAATCTCTCAGAAACTTCAATCAGAAGGTTGCCAAATTCTCTGTGTACATTGGATAATTTGCAAGCATTGACATTACATGAATGCAGGAACCTTGTTGAGTTGCCGAGAGACATGGGGAGACTAATCAACATGCTTTATGTTGTTAGGGGGACAAAGTTAACTAGGATGCTAGAAGGGATGGGTAAGTTGAAAGATATTCGAATCTTAACAGATTTTGTTATAGGTGATCAAACTAGTTCTAGCATTAATGAGTTGGGAAAGCTCAAGCATTTACGGGGAAGACTTGCCATTTCAATACTGGAAATGTTGTAA
- the LOC121217155 gene encoding putative disease resistance protein At3g14460 — MGRLINMLYLDIRGTKLTRMLEGMGKSKDIRILTDFVIGDQTGSSINELGKLKHLRGRLAISGLKNVVNAMDAKDAKLKDKVNLEELKLTWDEYDDIDGDSKHDREVLEQLEPNTNLKHLVIGSYKGTRFPEWMGHFSFSNMVSLELQDCKFCISLPPLGQLSSLKSLSISGFSEVVIVGEEFYSNGQASTKPFGSLEILVFENMAGWEEWLCRSDEVFSLLQELRIRGCPKLIKSIPKHLPSLKKLVIANCEKLKKCNALQLEPLPCGLRELGIGGSNMNDSILEQMLQHCTHLDKLTISGCSNIKSLPEDIVSITLKNLRIMQCKAFDHSKIFVYTSLESLTKKYTMRGQLESFPLGSSPMLKHVEISGCEDSKFISATLEGSHHQHLTYLNSLDLWGCQNLISFQIEDGLVVTNLTWLSLVDCPSLKSLPEQMHSIFPSLEILTIVYCPEIEWVSKEGLPSKLKLLQIAMSDKLIESLIRKREWSLHTLPSLTHLDISFSEVEMECFPDEHLLPSSLETLRICHLPNLKSLEYKGFQHLTSLCDLDIESCPKLQSMPPNMLPPSLSRLCFRECPLLEVRCEKEKGKDWANISHIPVIEIGDEIVI, encoded by the exons ATGGGGAGATTGATCAACATGCTTTATCTTGATATTAGGGGAACAAAGTTAACTAGGATGCTAGAAGGGATGGGTAAGTCGAAAGATATTCGAATCTTAACAGATTTTGTTATAGGTGATCAAACTGGTTCAAGCATTAATGAGTTGGGAAAGCTCAAGCATTTACGGGGAAGACTTGCCATTTCAGGACTGAAAAATGTTGTAAATGCCATGGATGCCAAAGATGCCAAGTTGAAGGATAAGGTTAATCTTGAGGAGTTGAAGTTGACATGGGACGAATATGATGATATTGATGGTGACTCAAAGCATGATAGAGAAGTATTGGAACAACTGGAGCCTAATACAAACTTGAAGCATCTAGTCATCGGAAGTTACAAAGGCACGAGATTTCCAGAATGGATGGGGCATTTTTCCTTCTCAAATATGGTATCTTTGGAGTTGCAAGATTGTAAATTTTGCATATCTTTGCCTCCGCTTGGCCAATTATCGTCTTTGAAATCTCTCTCCATTTCTGGGTTCAGCGAAGTTGTAATAGTTGGTGAGGAGTTCTATAGTAATGGACAAGCTTCGACTAAACCATTTGGATCTCTTGAAATCCTAGTGTTTGAGAATATGGCTGGGTGGGAAGAATGGTTGTGTAGGAGTGATGAAGTTTTCTCCCTTCTGCAAGAGCTACGCATCAGGGGTTGTCCAAAGCTAATCAAGTCTATTCCTAAACACCTCCCCTCTTTAAAGAAATTGGTGATTGCAAATTGTGAGAAG TTAAAGAAATGCAACGCATTGCAATTGGAGCCATTGCCTTGTGGGCTTCGAGAGTTGGGAATTGGAGGTTCGAATATGAATGATTCCATATTGGAACAGATGTTGCAACACTGCACTCATCTCGACAAGTTAACTATCTCTGGTTGTTCTAATATCAAATCCCTTCCTGAGGATATTGTGTCTATTACACTGAAAAACCTGCGGATCATGCAGTGCAAAGCTTTTGATCATTCCAAAATCTTCGTGTATACATCCCTTGAATCTTTGACGAAAAAATATACGATGCGTGGTCAACTGGAATCTTTCCCATTAGGATCGTCTCCTATGCTAAAGCATGTTGAAATTTCTGGATGTGAAGACTCGAAGTTTATTAGTGCTACTTTAGAGGGCTCTCACCACCAGCATCTAACATATCTCAATTCTTTGGACTTATGGGGGTGCCAaaatttgatatcttttcaaATTGAAGATGGATTAGTTGTCACCAATTTGACCTGGCTTTCGCTTGTGGATTGCCCAAGTTTAAAGTCATTGCCAGAGCAAATGCACTCTATCTTTCCATCCCTCGAGATTTTGACAATAGTTTATTGTCCAGAAATAGAGTGGGTTTCAAAAGAGGGTTTGCCCTCCAAATTAAAACTTCTTCAAATCGCAATGAGTGACAAACTAATTGAGAGCTTGATTAGGAAAAGGGAATGGAGTTTGCATACACTCCCTTCTCTTACACATCTCGACATCTCATTTTCAGAAGTAGAGATGGAGTGTTTTCCAGATGAACATCTGCTTCCCTCTTCTCTTGAAACTCTCAGGATCTGTCACCTTCCAAATCTAAAGAGTTTGGAGTATAAGGGGTTTCAACACCTCACCTCTCTTTGCGATTTGGATATCGAAAGTTGTCCCAAGCTCCAATCCATGCCCCCAAACATGCTCCCTCCCTCTCTTTCTCGTTTGTGCTTCAGGGAGTGTCCTTTGCTGGAGGTGCGTTGTGAAAAGGAGAAAGGCAAAGATTGGGCCAACATTTCCCACATCCCTGTCATTGAAATTGGGGATGAAATCGTGATATAG